In one window of Miscanthus floridulus cultivar M001 chromosome 12, ASM1932011v1, whole genome shotgun sequence DNA:
- the LOC136496007 gene encoding probable polygalacturonase At3g15720, protein MQCAAGIICSGILLALACCSAGELVFDVVAHGARGDGRTDDTKAFEAAWNAACGAKGPSAVMVVPAQRSFLVGPVSFQGPCASGRVTVQIQGTIRAPPSTAASAWSMGTNLYWLMFNRVDGLRVTGNGVLDGSGQSWWVRRCHSDASVAGACVESAPTALKLVSCNNLELSQFSSRNSPQMHIAIIESSGVNVWGLNIAAPGNSPNTDGVHVERSQGVQITNSTIGTGDDCVSISSGSRFVTVDGIQCGPGHGVSIGSLGKNGETAAVEYIDVKNVYFTNTMNGARIKTWEGAQGYAKSISFTDIEFDNVDHPVIIDQFYRDRTLELAVAISNVTYTNLKGTSSLPTAVAFDCSGGGSCTDIHVNSVMITRSGGQQTFARCRNARVSISGQVYPEIPCH, encoded by the exons ATGCAG TGCGCCGCCGGCATAATCTGCTCGGGCATCCTGCTCGCCCTCGCGTGCTGCTCGGCCGGCGAGCTCGTGTTTGACGTTGTGGCCCACGGCGCGAGAGGCGACGGCAGGACGGACGACACCAAG GCGTTCGAGGCGGCGTGGAACGCGGCGTGCGGCGCGAAGGGGCCGTCCGCGGTGATGGTCGTGCCGGCGCAGAGATCGTTCCTCGTCGGCCCCGTCAGCTTCCAGGGGCCCTGCGCCTCCGGAAGAGTCACCGTGCAG ATCCAGGGCACGATTAGGGCGCCGCCGTCGACGGCGGCGAGCGCATGGAGCATGGGGACAAACCTCTACTGGCTGATGTTCAATCGCGTGGACGGGCTGAGGGTGACCGGCAACGGCGTGCTCGACGGTAGTGGGCAGAGTTGGTGGGTCAGGAGATGCCACAGCGATGCCTCTGTGGCAGGAGCTTGCGTTGAATCTGCACCGACG GCGCTGAAGCTGGTGAGCTGCAACAACCTGGAGCTGAGCCAGTTCAGCAGCCGCAACAGCCCGCAGATGCACATCGCCATCATCGAGAGCAGCGGCGTCAACGTGTGGGGTCTCAACATCGCCGCGCCGGGGAACAGCCCCAACACGGACGGCGTCCACGTCGAGCGGAGCCAGGGCGTGCAGATCACCAATTCCACCATCGGCACGGGCGACGACTGCGTCTCCATAAGCTCCGGGAGCCGCTTCGTCACCGTCGACGGCATCCAGTGCGGCCCTGGCCACGGAGTAAG CATTGGGAGTCTCGGCAAGAATGGCGAAACCGCCGCCGTGGAGTACATCGACGTGAAGAACGTTTACTTTACAAATACAATGAATGGAGCTAGGATCAAGACGTGGGAG GGTGCGCAAGGGTACGCAAAATCCATCTCATTCACCGACATAGAATTCGACAACGTGGATCACCCCGTAATCATCGACCAATTCTACCGAGACCGCACTCTCGAG CTGGCCGTGGCGATCAGCAATGTAACGTACACCAACCTGAAGGGGACCTCAAGCCTGCCAACCGCCGTGGCGTTTGACTgtagcggcggcggcagctgcaCAGATATCCATGTCAACTCCGTGATGATCACGAGATCCGGTGGCCAGCAAACATTCGCCCGCTGCCGAAACGCACGAGTGTCCATCTCCGGACAAGTATACCCGGAGATACCATGCCACTGA
- the LOC136496790 gene encoding protein ALTERED PHOSPHATE STARVATION RESPONSE 1-like, which produces MGCKGSKLDDQEAVALCHARAELLAAAVRHRYALADAHAALADSIESVAAPLHRLLRLQAAESPGLTLPSSRKGGGGAPANRLPRSFDPSSSAPLPAHGHSSRLQFGASPADSPPRRVPEQLQHPHYAAYGYDYATQPAYTYPAPAGSLQFYYARSRPPPASVAVTQRAPGPPERVVRFGSFDAAGGYPQHYAYSAQRAPAPPPAALQRAAPPSPPKASSWDFLNVFENYDSYEYDSYYYDSTTAATAAAAPYTPSRSLREVREEEGIPDLEDDDEEDGVVVKEVAGQYSAPGSGARSRRSSLGGASSIAELDQPENVVAHKDVIGELRRRQTTAHGNVSVHAPPPPARRVVDNANVAGEIKAQLVRTAEAARQLAPMLEVGRPSYQGRSSVYQSSSKMMSAISVAHLGCKDMDVLDVGVVGKMVDTRSLSSALEKLYFWERKLYGEVKAEEKMRLLIVKNSKRLKLLDQKGAEPQKIDATRNLLRKLSTKIRIAVRVIAKISRKINKLRDEELWPQVNTLIQGFVLMWQDKLDCYHSQCQVISEAKNFTSVLSGGNGQDLALELEVELIKWIISFSSWVNSQRNFVKALNGWLALCLNYEPGDNTTGVSSYSPGSIGAPLVFVTCNKWSQAMDRISEKDVVNAMQALVSSVRHLWEQQHLEQSEQIILIREREKWIKILERKTQEINKEADELNRKLALIPSRQRLHVPRTVQLYEAHCVEASNLHINLRLVLEALENFAANSLQAFQDVSKSAEETRLPRDNVRREHRSSNRSSNYKTSS; this is translated from the exons ATGGGGTGCAAGGGGTCCAAGCTCGACGACCAGGAGGCCGTCGCGCTCTGCCACGCCCGCGCCGAGCTGCTCGCCGCGGCCGTCCGCCACCGCTACGCGCTCGCCGACGCGCACGCGGCGCTCGCGGACTCCATCGAGTCGGTCGCCGCGCCGCTGCaccgcctcctccgcctgcagGCGGCCGAGTCGCCGGGGCTCACGCTGCCCTCCTCGCGCAAGGGCGGTGGTGGCGCGCCTGCGAACCGGCTGCCGCGCTCCTTCGACCCGTCGTCGTCGGCGCCGTTGCCTGCCCATGGTCATTCCTCGCGCCTCCAGTTCGGCGCGTCGCCGGCCGACTCGCCTCCGCGCCGCGTCCCCGAGCAGCTGCAGCACCCGCATTACGCCGCGTACGGGTACGACTACGCGACGCAGCCCGCGTACACGTACCCGGCGCCGGCGGGCTCGCTGCAGTTCTACTACGCTCGCAGCCGCCCGCCGCCCGCGTCCGTCGCCGTCACGCAGCGCGCGCCGGGGCCGCCGGAGCGCGTGGTGCGCTTCGGCTCGTTCGACGCGGCGGGCGGCTACCCGCAGCACTACGCCTACAGCGCCCAGCGGGCCCCGGCCCCGCCTCCGGCCGCGCTGCAGCGGGCGGCTCCGCCTTCGCCGCCGAAGGCGAGCTCGTGGGACTTCCTCAACGTGTTCGAGAACTACGACTCGTACGAATACGACAGCTACTACTACGACTCCACCACGGCAGCTACTGCGGCCGCGGCGCCGTACACGCCGAGCCGGAGCTTGCGGGAGGTGCGCGAGGAGGAGGGCATCCCGGAcctggaggacgacgacgaggaagaTGGCGTGGTCGTGAAAGAGGTGGCCGGGCAGTACTCAGCGCCTGGGAGTGGTGCCCGCAGCCGGCGCAGCTCGCTCGGTGGTGCCAGTAGCATCGCCGAGCTCGACCAGCCGGAGAATGTTGTCGCCCATAAGGACGTCATCGGCGAGTTACGGCGAAGGCAAACAACAGCACATGGTAATGTGTCGGTGCACGCTCCACCACCTCCCGCGCGGAGGGTCGTCGACAATGCGAATGTAGCTGGCGAAATCAAGGCACAGCTTGTCCGCACGGCCGAGGCGGCTAGGCAGCTCGCGCCGATGCTCGAAGTCGGGAGACCAAGCTACCAAGGCCGCAGCTCAGTCTACCAAT CTTCCTCAAAGATGATGTCTGCTATCTCCGTGGCTCATTTGGGGTGCAAAGACATGGACGTGTTGGACGTCGGAGTGGTAGGGAAGATGGTGGACACGCGGAGCCTATCCTCGGCACTTGAGAAGCTCTATTTCTGGGAGAGGAAGCTGTATGGTGAGGTCAAG GCTGAGGAGAAAATGCGCTTACTTATTGTGAAGAACTCCAAGCGACTGAAATTATTAGATCAAAAGGGTGCAGAGCCTCAAAAGATTGATGCAACTCGAAATTTGCTGAGGAAGCTTTCAACAAAGATAAGGATAGCTGTGCGCGTTATAGCCAAGATCTCAAGAAAAATAAACAAATTAAGGGATGAGGAATTGTGGCCGCAAGTTAACACTTTGATCCAAGG GTTTGTATTAATGTGGCAAGATAAATTGGACTGTTACCATAGTCAGTGTCAAGTGATATCAGAAGCCAAAAACTTTACTTCAGTTTTGTCAGGTGGAAATGGCCAGGATTTGGCGTTGGAGCTTGAGGTAGAGCTGATTAAATGGATCATCAGTTTTTCCTCTTGGGTGAATTCACAAAGAAACTTTGTAAAGGCACTGAATGGATGGCTAGCACTCTGTCTTAACTACGAGCCTGGGGATAACACTACTGGAGTTTCATCTTATTCACCAGGAAGCATAGGTGCTCCATTGGTTTTTGTTACCTGCAACAAATGGTCTCAAGCCATGGATCGGATTTCTGAGAAGGATGTGGTTAACGCCATGCAAGCTCTTGTGTCTAGCGTGCGGCACCTGTGGGAGCAGCAGCATCTTGAGCAAAGCGAACAAATAATCTTGATTCGAGAAAGGGAAAAATGGATCAAGATTTTGGAGAGGAAGACCCAGGAGATTAATAAGGAGGCAGATGAACTAAACAGGAAGCTGGCGTTAATACCAAGCCGGCAGAGACTGCATGTGCCTCGGACCGTACAATTGTACGAGGCGCATTGTGTTGAGGCAAGTAACTTGCACATAAATCTGAGGCTGGTTCTTGAAGCTTTAGAGAACTTTGCTGCCAATTCACTGCAAGCTTTCCAGGATGTGTCAAAAAGTGCTGAAGAGACAAGGCTGCCAAGAGATAATGTGAGGAGAGAGCACCGTAGTTCGAATAGAAGTTCAAACTACAAAACCAGCTCGTAA
- the LOC136495467 gene encoding O-fucosyltransferase 6-like: protein MGSRRRRHHHHGRWVVPAVPPAAAAFAAAGLLLLVVAFHCFLSPPLSDGGGGSRVFRRPNPPFLLNKPAEVRRNVIGAVDFAVPSGGSKLGEELWESKAAGNFFGCSNATKRFADAEAVTKSDRYLMIATSGGLNQQRTGIIDAVVASRILNATLVIPKLDEESFWKDASDFADIFDVDSFISSLSNEVKIVRQVPDRNGKPPLPYKMRIPRKCTPKCYESRVLPALLKKHVVQLTKFDYRLSNKLETDLQKLRCRVNYHALRFTDPILKMGEMLVQRMREKSGRFIALHLRFEPDMLAFSGCYYGGGNIERRELGEIRKRWKTLHASNPDRERRHGKCPLTPEEVGLMLRALGFGKDVHLYVASGDVYGGEETLAPLKALFPNFHSKETLANKELAPFLPYSSRMAALDFLVCDRSDVFVTNNNGNMARMLAGRRRYFGHRKTIRPNTKKLCSLFLNRTSMSWDTFASKVQTFQKGFMGEPNEIKLGRGEFHEHPVDCICAKSKGKTGQSRPHLVKGAGEAVENHSIDGDLDWKDLDYGEHTPLGRDSSNETESDDIRVGGSDIPELEDIMSD from the exons ATGGGGTCGAGGCGGcggcgccaccaccaccacggccgGTGGGTGGTGCCCGCCGTGCCGCCGGCCGCGGCGGCGTTCGCAGCGGcggggctcctcctcctcgtcgtcgcgtTCCACTGCTTCCTGTCGCCGCCGCTAagcgacggcggtggcggctcCCGTGTCTTCCGGCGCCCAAACCCGCCGTTCCTG TTGAACAAGCCAGCGGAGGTGCGCAGAAATGTAATCGGCGCCGTGGATTTCGCTGTCCCC AGCGGTGGGAGCAAGCTTGGGGAGGAGCTCTGGGAGTCGAAGGCGGCGGGCAACTTCTTCGGCTGCAGCAACGCCACCAAGCGATTCGCCG ATGCCGAGGCTGTGACCAAGTCGGACCGTTACTTGATGATCGCGACGAGCGGCGGACTGAATCAGCAGCGAACAGGG ATCATAGATGCTGTTGTTGCATCCCGCATACTGAATGCAACACTTGTCATTCCAAAGCTGGATGAAGAATCCTTCTGGAAAGATGCGAG TGACTTTGCAGATATATTTGATGTCGATTCATTCATATCCTCGCTCTCTAATGAGGTAAAGATCGTACGACAAGTACCTGACAGGAATGGGAAACCACCTTTGCCTTATAAGATGCGTATTCCtagaaagtgtactcctaaatgCTATGAGAGCAGAGTGTTGCCTGCTCTTCTAAAGAAGCAT GTTGTTCAGTTAACCAAATTTGACTACCGATTGTCAAATAAGCTAGAGACTGATCTGCAAAAGCTTAGGTGTAGAGTCAATTATCATGCACTAAGGTTTACAGACCCAATCCTCAAAATGGGTGAAATGCTTGTCCAAAGAATGAGGGAAAAAAGTGGGCGCTTCATTGCTCTTCACCTAAG ATTTGAGCCTGACATGCTTGCGTTCTCTGGTTGCTACTATGGGGGTGGAAACATTGAGAGAAGAGAACTTGGTGAGATCCGTAAGAGGTGGAAGACCCTGCAT GCAAGCAACCCTGACAGAGAACGGCGGCATGGAAAGTGCCCTCTAACACCAGAGGAAGTAGGGCTCATGCTCAGGGCATTGGGATTTGGGAAGGACGTGCACCTTTATGTTGCATCAGGAGATGTATATGGAGGCGAGGAGACACTGGCACCTCTGAAAGCACTCTTCCCAAACTTTCACTCAAAGGAAACTCTAGCAAACAAGGAGTTAGCTCCTTTCTTACCATATTCATCTCGCATGGCTGCTCTTGATTTTCTTGTGTGCGATAGGAGTGATGTTTTTGTGACAAACAACAATGGCAACATGGCCAGAATGTTGGCTGGTCGAAG GAGATATTTTGGGCACAGGAAGACCATAAGGCCCAACACTAAGAAACTTTGCTCATTATTTCTGAATCGAACCAGCATGAGTTGGGACACATTTGCATCTAAAGTTCAGACCTTCCAAAAGGGATTCATGGGGGAGCCCAATGAGATTAAACTAGGAAGAGGCGAATTCCATGAGCATCCTGTAGATTGCATTTGTGCAAAATCGAAGGGAAAAACTGGACAGAGCAGGCCTCACCTAGTTAAAGGTGCTGGAGAAGCTGTGGAGAACCATTCTATTGATGGGGACCTTGACTGGAAGGATTTGGACTACGGAGAGCATACACCCTTGGGCAGGGATTCATCTAATGAAACCGAATCAGATGATATTCGTGTTGGTGGATCAGACATTCCTGAATTGGAGGATATTATGTCAGACTAA